Proteins from one Merismopedia glauca CCAP 1448/3 genomic window:
- a CDS encoding GNAT family N-acetyltransferase, with translation MLIPQIETERLRLRGFAETDLDAYAEMCGDREVMRYIGGQPLSRAEAWRNMAMIVGHWFLLGYGLWAVEERSSGEMIGRIGCWQPEGWPGLEVGWTLRRAYWGRGYATEAAKASIDYGFKNLEPSQIISLIDPKNLASQRVAERLGAKIIKTTPLFDREVLVYAINRENWQL, from the coding sequence ATGCTGATTCCCCAAATAGAAACCGAACGTCTCAGATTGCGAGGGTTTGCAGAAACCGACCTAGATGCTTATGCTGAAATGTGTGGCGATCGCGAAGTCATGCGCTACATTGGCGGTCAACCGCTATCACGAGCCGAAGCATGGCGTAATATGGCAATGATTGTGGGACACTGGTTCTTACTGGGTTATGGACTTTGGGCTGTAGAAGAACGTAGTAGCGGCGAAATGATTGGTAGAATAGGGTGTTGGCAGCCAGAAGGATGGCCAGGACTAGAAGTTGGTTGGACGTTGCGTCGTGCTTATTGGGGGCGTGGATATGCCACAGAAGCAGCTAAAGCCTCAATAGACTATGGGTTTAAAAACTTGGAACCATCTCAAATCATCAGCTTGATAGATCCTAAAAATCTGGCATCTCAACGAGTTGCTGAAAGGTTAGGGGCAAAAATTATCAAAACTACGCCACTATTTGACCGCGAAGTCTTGGTTTATGCCATTAATCGAGAAAATTGGCAGTTATAG